From Bos javanicus breed banteng chromosome 5, ARS-OSU_banteng_1.0, whole genome shotgun sequence, the proteins below share one genomic window:
- the BTG1 gene encoding protein BTG1, which yields MHPFYSRAATMIGEIAAAVSFISKFLRTKGLTSERQLQTFSQSLQELLAEHYKHHWFPEKPCKGSGYRCIRINHKMDPLIGQAAQRIGLSSQELFRLLPSELTLWVDPYEVSYRIGEDGSICVLYEASPAGGSTQNSTNVQMVDSRISCKEELLLGRTSPSKNYNMMTVSG from the exons aTGCATCCCTTCTACAGTCGGGCCGCCACCATGATAGGCGAGATCGCCGCCGCCGTGTCCTTCATCTCTAAGTTCCTCCGCACCAAGGGGCTCACGAGCGAGCGACAACTGCAGACCTTCAGCCAGAGCCTGCAGGAGCTGCTGGCAG AACATTATAAACATCACTGGTTCCCAGAGAAGCCCTGCAAGGGATCAGGTTACCGTTGTATTCGCATCAACCATAAAATGGATCCTCTGATTGGACAGGCAGCGCAGCGGATTGGACTGAGCAGTCAGGAGCTGTTCAGGCTTCTCCCAAGTGAACTCACGCTCTGGGTTGACCCGTACGAAGTGTCCTACAGAATCGGCGAGGATGGCTCCATCTGTGTGCTGTACGAAGCCTCACCAGCAGGAGGTAGCACCCAAAACAGCACCAACGTGCAAATGGTAGACAGCAGAATCAGCTGTAAGGAGGAACTTCTCTTGGGCAGAACAAGCCCTTCGAAAAACTACAATATGATGACTGTATCAGGTTAA